Part of the Candidatus Tumulicola sp. genome is shown below.
TTGAAGCGACCGCGAACGACGTGTCCGCCATCCCGAGCGGCCCGAAGATCCGCTCCTGAAAATACGCTTCGAGCGATCTGCCCGTGGCCTTCTCCACAATCATTCCGAGTACAGTCGTACCGGCGCCGTACGTCCACTTCTCGCCGGGGTCGTGCAGAAGGGGCAGCTCCCACTCTCTTTTCTGCGTGTCTTCCTGTAATCGGGCCACAATCGGGCTTGTGAAGGCGTAGCCGATACCCGAGGTGTGTGCCAACAGATGGCGGATCGTCACGGGGCGTTTCGCCGGTCGCGCCTCATACGAGCCGTCGCTCGCGTCGAAAGCTTGGATGACGCGCCAGTCCTCGAACCCCGTGAGGTGTCCAGATACCGGATCATCGAGCCGGAGCTTCCCGTCCTCCAAGAGCATCATGATCGCGACCGAGGTGATCGGCTTCGTCATTGAGGCGATGCCAAAGATGGCGTCGGATATCATTGGCACGTTGCGCGCGACGTCGAGCTTGCCGGCGCAGCCTTCGTACAGCACCCCGTCACGGTCAACGACCAGCGCCACCACACCCGGCGCGTCGCCACGCTGGACCGCCGCATCCAGCTGCCGCGAAAGAGCCAGGCTGCCGGCTTCCGATAGCCTGTGCCGAGCGTGCTTCATGAACCTAACCCCGGGCAGTCGTCACTTCGCGCTCTATTCGCTTGCCGAGGTTGTGCCGGGCGACGCGCAAGTCATACTCGATCTGAAGGCCGAGCCAGAGCTCCGATGAAGTGTCGAAATAGCGCGCAAGCCGAAGCGCGGTGTCGGCCGAGATCGAGCGACGGCC
Proteins encoded:
- a CDS encoding serine hydrolase domain-containing protein codes for the protein MKHARHRLSEAGSLALSRQLDAAVQRGDAPGVVALVVDRDGVLYEGCAGKLDVARNVPMISDAIFGIASMTKPITSVAIMMLLEDGKLRLDDPVSGHLTGFEDWRVIQAFDASDGSYEARPAKRPVTIRHLLAHTSGIGYAFTSPIVARLQEDTQKREWELPLLHDPGEKWTYGAGTTVLGMIVEKATGRSLEAYFQERIFGPLGMADTSFAVASNKQSRVPTIHDRTNGMLRERPRKAIDSTPTAPFEGDGGLYSTAQDYGLFVQMLLNGGTLGSVTLLTEESVRLMGENHIGALFVEQQPAADPIMTKPFPLVAGRDRFGLGFMIASEGDGDAKLRSPGSLSWAGVRNTHFWIDPRRHVAGVMLMHLYPFYDDGAIRTLRDFEQIVYQHLD
- a CDS encoding HigA family addiction module antitoxin, which gives rise to MTRSTSKPKRLEPIHPGEILAEDFMAPRGLTANRLALELRVPANRLTEVIRGRRSISADTALRLARYFDTSSELWLGLQIEYDLRVARHNLGKRIEREVTTARG